Proteins encoded together in one Methanobacterium bryantii window:
- a CDS encoding YkgJ family cysteine cluster protein, giving the protein MLRDTLIDRDLFEKIQEKVLENEGNGENIELKKKMLEKSALKRLRKKRSIKKYSGIKKEDLKEIIEFAGMISLEIFGGPSDFEIAAAHPEWCSHCGTCCKESSPIFIHKDELGILLRFNLDLKYEIVGNDEYPGHFRFKEDLPCKFHGAKRCKIYDSRPHVCRSYPLILMGNDDRHYYVLDLYHKCDYALNLLLEKSMILFDEAVSHI; this is encoded by the coding sequence ATGTTAAGGGATACATTGATAGATAGGGACTTGTTTGAAAAGATTCAGGAAAAAGTTTTAGAAAACGAGGGTAATGGCGAAAATATTGAATTAAAGAAGAAGATGCTTGAAAAATCAGCATTAAAAAGGCTTAGAAAAAAGAGATCAATTAAAAAATACAGCGGAATTAAAAAAGAGGATCTTAAAGAAATAATTGAATTTGCAGGCATGATAAGTTTAGAGATTTTCGGCGGCCCTTCTGATTTTGAAATTGCAGCAGCGCATCCTGAATGGTGCAGCCACTGCGGGACTTGCTGCAAGGAGTCATCACCTATATTTATCCATAAAGATGAATTGGGAATATTGTTACGGTTCAATCTTGATTTAAAATATGAAATAGTAGGTAATGATGAATATCCTGGGCATTTTCGGTTTAAAGAAGATCTCCCCTGTAAATTCCATGGTGCAAAAAGATGTAAGATATATGACAGCAGGCCTCATGTTTGCAGAAGTTATCCTCTCATTTTAATGGGAAATGATGATAGACATTATTATGTCCTTGATCTATATCATAAGTGTGATTATGCTCTTAATTTGCTTTTAGAAAAGTCTATGATTTTGTTTGATGAGGCAGTAAGCCACATTTAA
- a CDS encoding PAS domain S-box protein → MINTNNNPGDIQSNVNFQIFDNLQDGVIVYELIRDALNEVVNLRIKYINNASVINEFISYEKAIGKTITELCDNDALFLHFKMTSKVARSGKNGKFKTYFKPLNKYYSVSTYLSDSNTLVTISNDITEKEKMEEKLQKQADLLDLTRDAIIVRDMGDRIIFWNHGAEKRYGWMRKEAYGKVSYKLLKADFSEPLKEIFRKLFQNGHWEGEVTHTRRDGEKIIVLSRWELQKNENNEPTGYMEINTDITKRKKMEKAIKEFGVSQSKIASELEKARNNLEKKVKERTTELEEAYNAIKHKAFVASQNAKALKESEEKFRETLKQLSDGIIITDEHGAIIECNNAFNQITGLKKENIIGNFIWDVQYMIIPEEKQTSEIYGGLKSKINQLLNSKNIPQVNQPEDNEIQRDDGEHRFLQTITFPIKTEKGVIIGSFNRDITERKESEKALNDSEKNLRMVTDNMVDMVSQTDIHGIIQYVSPSGKMLLGYEPEELIGTPIFDYVHFDNLYEVKSTIEISFIEMRPERMEVQFRHADGHYIWLEIVGNIFFDEKHRAKGAVFGSRDISERKKAENQIKLQYSVLNGINKIFRESLTSETEEEVADVGIRVAEQLVGSEMGFIAEINDDGQLGNIIMSSSAGKLYETHQSKIHKSITSMKINSYLKKAIKEEEPLIINDLNYDKNGLPEGHPLVNSFLCVPLKQGDKVIGLIVLANKKRNYSLEDIEIIESLSVAIIEALTGFRSKNKLKKYKNRLEETIGDLKRSNEELQRFAYVASHDLQEPLRTVASFTQLLERRYKGKFDSDADEFMDYIVEAALRMKEQIKGLLEYSRISTKENEFKRVNSEFILNQAIDNLQFSIKENNAKVTYNSLPFVMCDAGQLQRIFQNLISNSLKFKKEMMPPEIHISAKKDDKNREHIFSVLDNGIGIEKQYMKRIFVIFQRLHTLDEYQGTGIGLSIVKRIIERHGGRIWVESEFGKGSAFYFTIPYS, encoded by the coding sequence ATGATAAATACTAATAATAATCCAGGGGATATTCAATCCAATGTGAATTTTCAGATTTTTGATAATTTACAGGATGGAGTCATCGTTTATGAATTAATACGTGATGCACTTAATGAAGTTGTCAATTTACGTATCAAATACATAAACAATGCGTCAGTAATCAATGAATTTATCTCCTATGAAAAAGCAATAGGGAAAACAATAACTGAATTATGTGATAATGATGCCCTATTTTTACATTTTAAAATGACCAGTAAAGTTGCAAGATCTGGCAAAAATGGAAAATTTAAGACTTATTTTAAGCCATTAAATAAATATTATTCAGTTTCTACCTATTTATCTGACAGTAATACACTTGTTACAATCAGCAATGATATAACTGAAAAAGAAAAAATGGAAGAAAAATTACAGAAACAGGCTGATTTACTTGATCTTACTCGTGATGCAATTATAGTCCGTGACATGGGAGACAGGATTATATTTTGGAATCATGGTGCAGAAAAAAGATACGGGTGGATGAGGAAAGAAGCTTACGGTAAAGTATCTTATAAGCTGCTTAAAGCTGATTTTTCAGAGCCCTTAAAGGAAATATTCCGTAAACTTTTCCAAAATGGGCATTGGGAAGGTGAAGTGACTCATACAAGGCGTGATGGTGAAAAAATAATTGTTTTAAGCCGGTGGGAGTTACAAAAAAATGAAAATAATGAACCAACAGGCTACATGGAAATTAATACAGATATTACCAAACGTAAAAAAATGGAAAAAGCAATCAAAGAATTTGGGGTATCTCAATCAAAGATTGCAAGCGAACTGGAAAAAGCACGTAACAATCTGGAAAAAAAGGTTAAAGAACGAACCACAGAACTTGAAGAAGCTTATAATGCCATTAAACATAAAGCATTTGTAGCATCGCAAAATGCGAAGGCCTTAAAAGAAAGTGAAGAGAAGTTTCGTGAAACCCTCAAACAACTTTCTGATGGAATAATCATAACAGACGAGCATGGGGCTATTATTGAATGTAACAATGCTTTTAATCAGATAACCGGGCTTAAAAAGGAAAATATAATAGGCAATTTCATTTGGGATGTGCAGTATATGATTATTCCAGAAGAAAAACAAACTTCTGAAATATATGGTGGGCTTAAATCAAAAATAAATCAATTGTTGAACAGTAAAAACATTCCACAGGTAAATCAACCGGAAGATAATGAGATTCAGAGAGATGATGGTGAACACAGATTTCTACAGACTATAACTTTTCCCATAAAAACCGAAAAAGGGGTAATAATTGGCAGCTTTAATAGAGATATCACTGAACGTAAGGAGTCCGAAAAAGCTTTAAATGACAGTGAAAAGAATTTGCGCATGGTTACGGATAATATGGTAGATATGGTAAGTCAAACTGATATACATGGAATTATTCAGTATGTCAGTCCTTCTGGTAAGATGTTACTTGGTTATGAGCCAGAAGAACTCATTGGAACACCAATATTTGACTATGTTCATTTTGATAATTTATATGAGGTTAAAAGTACTATTGAAATTAGTTTTATTGAAATGAGACCTGAAAGGATGGAAGTTCAATTTAGGCATGCTGATGGGCATTATATCTGGCTAGAAATAGTAGGTAATATATTTTTTGATGAAAAACATCGAGCCAAAGGCGCTGTTTTTGGTTCACGTGATATCAGCGAAAGAAAAAAGGCAGAAAATCAAATTAAACTGCAGTATTCTGTATTAAATGGAATTAATAAAATATTTCGAGAGTCTTTAACCAGTGAAACTGAAGAAGAAGTTGCAGATGTGGGTATCAGGGTAGCAGAACAGCTAGTTGGTAGTGAAATGGGTTTTATAGCTGAAATTAATGATGATGGACAGTTAGGTAATATAATTATGAGCTCTTCTGCAGGAAAACTATATGAAACTCATCAGTCTAAAATTCATAAATCTATTACAAGTATGAAAATCAACAGTTATTTAAAAAAAGCCATAAAAGAAGAAGAGCCGCTAATTATAAATGATTTAAATTATGATAAAAATGGATTACCTGAAGGGCACCCTCTGGTAAATTCTTTTTTATGTGTTCCACTTAAACAGGGCGATAAAGTAATTGGATTAATAGTTTTAGCTAATAAAAAAAGAAACTATAGTTTAGAAGATATTGAAATTATCGAATCTTTATCAGTTGCAATTATAGAAGCTTTAACGGGCTTTAGATCAAAAAATAAATTAAAAAAATACAAAAACCGGCTTGAAGAGACAATTGGTGATTTAAAACGATCTAATGAAGAGTTACAGCGATTTGCTTATGTAGCGTCTCATGATTTACAGGAACCTCTCAGGACTGTTGCAAGTTTTACTCAGCTTTTAGAACGCCGTTATAAGGGCAAGTTTGACTCTGACGCGGATGAATTCATGGATTATATAGTTGAAGCTGCACTTAGAATGAAAGAACAGATTAAAGGTTTACTTGAATATTCACGTATTTCAACAAAAGAAAATGAATTTAAGCGGGTAAACAGTGAATTTATATTGAATCAGGCTATTGATAATCTTCAATTTTCAATTAAAGAAAATAATGCAAAAGTTACTTATAATTCATTACCTTTTGTAATGTGTGATGCAGGGCAGCTCCAAAGGATATTTCAAAATCTCATAAGTAATTCCCTTAAATTTAAAAAAGAAATGATGCCTCCGGAAATCCATATTTCGGCTAAAAAAGACGATAAAAACCGAGAACATATTTTTTCAGTTTTAGATAATGGTATTGGGATAGAAAAACAGTATATGAAACGTATTTTTGTAATATTCCAGAGATTGCACACCCTGGATGAATATCAAGGAACTGGAATTGGTTTGTCCATAGTTAAAAGGATCATAGAACGTCATGGGGGGCGTATCTGGGTTGAATCTGAATTTGGTAAAGGTTCTGCTTTTTATTTTACTATTCCTTACTCTTAA